TCCGCAAAAGTATCCGGGGAGCCAAGAAGGACGCAACCCAAAAAGCAAAAGAGCGCTACACCATCAAACCCACCTACATCACGAGAACCATGAAGGTATCTTTCCAAGGGGGCGGCGCTGTGCTGACCTCGCGGGGGCGGGTGAACGACCTGGCATATTTCAAGCATAAGCCCACGGCTGTACCAAAGAGACGGCCCCCACGGGGCAATTACCTTTACAGCCAAGTGGTGAAGGGGGAGGGCGGCACCATTGCCCATGCCTTCCTGGCTAAGATGAAATCTGGCCATGTGGGTGTGTTCCGGCGCACGGCAGGAAGCAGCAGCCTTCCTATTGCCAAGCTGTCCGGCCCATCGAC
This genomic interval from Selenomonas sp. AB3002 contains the following:
- a CDS encoding phage tail protein, coding for MIEIDASEIAKAQELLRGLPGAAQKAANTAIRKSIRGAKKDATQKAKERYTIKPTYITRTMKVSFQGGGAVLTSRGRVNDLAYFKHKPTAVPKRRPPRGNYLYSQVVKGEGGTIAHAFLAKMKSGHVGVFRRTAGSSSLPIAKLSGPSTPQMLESPSVREFVETKAQERLSKELDREVRAFLMGYRR